Within the Beduinella massiliensis genome, the region GCTGAACGGCTACTTTTACGGCCGGGAAAACGCCATGCCGCCCGCCATGTCCGAGCTGCTGGAGCAGGTTCTGCGCTTCCTCGTCACGTTCGGACTGCTCTTCTCTCTGCCGCAGCTTGCCCTCGCCTACCGCGCGGCCATTCCCGCGGTGGCGACGCTCGTCGGCGAATCCTGCGGCCTTATCATGATGGCAATCTACGCGCGCAAAGCGCTCGGCGCTGCGCGGCGCACGCCGCGCTCCCCCATGCTCGAAAAGACGCTCTTTCGTCTCGCGCTGCCCATGACCTGCATGCGCCTCGTCTCCTCGTCCATGCGCACCGTAAACGCAATGCTGGTTCCCGCCCGTCTGCAGCTTTCGGGCCTTGCCGCGAGCGAGGCCGTCGCGCGCTTCGGCATGCTGCAGGGAATGGCGATGCCCGTGCTCATGATGCCTTCCGTCGTCACCAGCGCTCTGGCAATGGTCGTCTCCCCGGCAGTCGCAAAGCGTCAGCAAAGCGGCTCCGCGTTGGGTGCGCTCGTGCGCAAAACGCTGCTGGGCGCACTCGCCGTCTGTCTGCTCTGCGCCGCCGCCGTCTATCTCGCGGCGGGCTTTATCGCCGCGAGCATCTACCGTCAGGCAGAGCTTTTGCCGCTGCTGCGCTTCATGTGTCCTATGGTCGTCTTGATGGGGCTGCATCAGGTCGTCAACGCCATGCTTGCGGGGCTCGGCGTACAGAAAAAGGCGCTTTACGCCTCTCTGTCGGGCTCCACCTTCTCGCTGCTGCTCACGTTTGTGCTGACCGCGCGGCCGCAGCTTCGGCTGTATGGCTACGCCTTCGCTTCCATGGCCGGTCACGCGCTTACGCTGCTCCTCAACCTCAGCCTGCTCGGCGGCGCGGTGCGAAGGGAGATCGCTTAGCACGCCCCCGACCGGCAAAGCCTGTCGATACAATTTCATATGAAGGGGGGAGGATCCCTTCATGCGTCCCCTCTTGCGTGACGGTACTCCGCCGATCATCTGCCCCGCCGGGGCGCTCTCTTTTCCTGTGAGGCGGGCTAATGGCCGAGGCCGCTCGCGCCTCCCATCTTTTTTGCGCGTATAGTTGACAAAGTCAGATAAAGTGTTATACTGACTTTGTCAGCTAATAAAGGAGGACGTTTCGGTGCAGCAGACATTTTCGTATTACATCACGGTTCTCAAAAAGGACTTCGACCGCTTCTGCGAAGAACGCCTCGCGCAGATCGGCCTTACGCGCGGCCTGCTCTTTTTCTTCATCTACATCGGAAAGCACCCAGGCTGCTCGCCCAGCGAGCTTTGCGCGGTCCTGCACGCGGACAGCGGCCATACGGCTCGTTCGGTGGACAAACTTGTGCAGTCTGGTTTCGTCAGCCGCACGCGCAGCGAAACGGACGGACGCGCCTTTTCGCTCAGCCTGACGGCTAGGGGCGAAGAGGCGTTCGATTCGGTACGCCGCCTCTTCGCGGAATGGGACGAAATCGTCCTGAAGGACACTCCGGACGAGGAACGCAAGGATGCACTGCGCTTTCTCTCCGCCCTCGTAGAGGTAAAGGAAGGAACGCACTGTGTACGATAAGCTCTTTTCGCCATTCAGAATCGGAGGGCTGTCCCTGAAAAACCGCATCGTCTTCGCCCCGACGACGTTGGGGCTGCCGGAAGAGCAGCTGATCGCGTTCATCGCGCGCGTCGCCCGGGGCGGTACGGGGCTGATCGTCCTGGGCGACGTCAGCGCGCGCTCCGCTCCCCTGTCGCTCTACAGCAGGCGTGGATTTGACCGCTACCGCCGTCTGTGCGACGCGGCGCACGCTGGCGGCGCGAAGGTTTGCGCGCAGCTTCACCTCACCGATTCCAGCTTCAGGCCGCTGCTGAAATACCTGCCGCAAATGCTGACGCGGAAAATAGGGCCGCAGGATATGCGCGTTCTGCTGAATGGCACGGTGCGCGATACCGTCACCCGGATGCCGCCAAAGGACGTCGAACGCAACATTCGCTCCTTCGGTGAGGCCGCTGCGCTCGCGCAGCGGGCGGGCTTTGACATGGTGCAGGTGCACGGCGACCGGATGTGCGGGAGCTTCAGCTCCTCGCTTTACAACCAGCGCGAAGACGGCTATGGCGGCTCCCCCGAAAATCGGGCCCGCTTTTGCGTGGAAGCCGTCCGCGCCGTGCGCGCCAGCGTCCCCGACATGCCCATCGACTACAAGCTCGCCATCCGCCAGGAATCGCCGCACTACGGAAACGCCGGCGTGCTGATAGACGAGCTGCCCGTCTTCGTGCCGATGTTGACGGAGGCGGGGGTCAGCAGTTTTCACGTCGCGCTGGCCAACCACGGCGCGTTGAGCGATCCCATTCCCCCGGCCGATCATCCCTATTTTCAAGGTGAGGGCTGCTTTCTCGGGTATTGCGACGCGGTGCGCCGCTGCACCCGGCTGCCGATTTGCGGCGTCGGCGGCTTGTCGTCGCCCGACTTCATCGAAGCGCAGCTTGCGGTCGGACGAATCGATCTCATCGCGATGAGCAGGCAATTGATCTGCGATCCCGAGTGGCCCGTCAAAGTGGCCGAGGGCCTTCCTTATCGCCGCTGCATTCGCTGCAACAAAGGGTGCCTTGAAGGCCTTCAGCGCCATCAGGGAGCCCATTGCATCTTTGAAAGGGAGTGAATACTATGCGTTACGCCATCGTCTACTCCAGCAAAACAGGAAACACCGCGCTGCTCGCGCACCGTATCCAGTCGGTGCTCGGCGCGAACGACTGCGTCTACAGCGGCCCGCCCGACGGCAGGCCGCCCGAAGCGGAGCTTTTCTTCGTCGGATTTTGGACGGACAAGGGCGACTGCGACGCCGCCATCGACCATTTTCTTTCGCTGCTCGCGAGCAAGCGTGTGTTCCTCTTCGGTACGGCCGGCTTCGGGGGAAGTCCGGACTACTTTGAGCAAATTCTCGCGCGCGTACAGGCGCATCTTCCCAAGGATGCCGTGCTGGCCGGTTCGTTTATGTGCCAGGGCAAGATGCCGCCGTCCGTGCGGGAGCGGTACGAAGCCCTGCTCGCCGCCCATCCTGAGGACAAGCGCTTTCAGATGCTCCTGGAAAATTATGATGCCGCCCGCATCCATCCGAACGATGTGGATTTACTCCGCCTCGACGCCGCGCTGCGCGGCGCCTCCCTTCACGAGAAAGGATGATCGCTATGTCAAAGGTCCTTAAAATCTGGCTTTGGTTCGCCCTGATCGTCTGCACCCTTACGACCGTCCTGAACGCGTTGTCCGGACGCTATCTCTCGGCGTTCATCGCCATCGGCTCCATCGTCAGCCTGGGCGTGCTCCTCTTTGCCCGCCGCAGGATGGCGCTGTTCACCCTTTGCGGCTTCTATGCGCTTTCCTTTGTCGTCGGTATCTTTCAGGGAACCGCCGAGGGCACGAGCCTGCTGCTCGCCATCGGCGCATCGCTTCTAGGTTCCGCGGTCGTTCCCGTCGTCACCCTCCTACTGATGCGTGGGCAGGCGGAGACTTTCCGCTGACAGCACAATAGGGCGCCTCATAAAAACGCAAAGCAGAATCCACGCACTCGCCGTCCGCTGACGCAGGACAGGCGGGGGGTGGATTCTGCTTTTGCTGATCGCCGCGTCTCTCCTCGATCGCGTACCTTACAGAATTTTACCGTCCGTCGAAAGCGTGACGGCCTGCCAGGGAACGCTCTTTCCGCTGATGCGCAGCGCCTCTTTCAGCGCGTTCACGATGCCGCTGCAGCAGGGAACCTCCATGCGCACAACCGTGACGCTGCGCACGCCGCCCTGTTCCAGAATCGCCGCCAGTTTGTCCGCGTAATCGCATTCGTCCAGCTTGGGGCAGCCGATCAGCGTGACGCGGCCCTTCATGAATTTCTCGTGAAAGCCGCTGTAGGCATACGCCGTGCAGTCCGCCGCGATCAATAGGTCCGCGTCTTTCAGCCATGGCGCGCTTGCGGGCGCGAGCTTGATCTGTACCGGCCATTGCATGAGCTCGCTCGGGGGCTCCGATGGCTGCTGCATGCATGAAAGATCCGCATGCCGAAGCGTCTTCGCGCGCATTCCCGGACAGCCGCCGGGCTGCCGGACCTTCTGCCGGCTTTCCCGCACCGCCTTCTCGTCGTATGCCGGCGCTTCCCGCTTTTCAAATGAAATCGCGTTCGTGGGGCAGGCGGGCAGGCAGTCGCCCAAGCCGTCGCAGTAATCCTCGCGCAGCAGCTTTGCTTTACCGTCCACCATGCCGATCGCTCCCTCGTGGCACGCCTTTGCGCACCGGCCACAGCCGTCGCACTTTTCCGCATCGATGCGAATGATTTTGCGAATCATATCAAAACCCCTCTTTCTGTCGTCCATCGCTTGACTTTTCACGGTTGATTCTACTATACTTCCAGTAAAACGTCTGTTGTTTTTACGACGAAAGGAAGCACTTCATTTGGAAAAACAGCCTTTATTCCGCGGCATCGCGGAGCCTGAGCTTTCCCGCCTGCTTCGCTGCCTGATCAAAGCCCGAAAGACCTATGAAAAAGGGGCTTACATCTTCCGTGCCGGAGAGGCCTGCAAGCTCGTCGGCATCGTCGAATCCGGCGGCGTGCATGTGGTGCAGGAATCCTTTTGGGGCGACCGGTCGATTCTGACGCGCGTAGGCCCTGGCGGCGTTTTCGGGGAAGCCTTCCCCTGCGCCGGCATTGCTGTACTGCCGGTGAGCGCAGTGGCCGCCGAGAGCTGCCGGGTGCTTCTGCTGGATGCCGAAAAGCTGCTTGCCCCCTGTGATCCGGCATGTTCCGGCCACATACAGTTGATGGAAAATTTGCTGTCGATACTCGCCCGGAAAAATGTAATGCTGACCCAAAAGATGACGCACATCACCCGGCGCACTACGCGTGAAAAGCTGCTCTCCTACCTTTCGGAGCAGGCGCTTCGTTCCGGCAGCGCGGAATTCGATATCCCCTTTACCCGGCAGGAATTGGCCGATTATCTCGCAGTGGATCGCAGCGCTATGTCGGGCGTGCTTTGCGGCCTGCGAGATGAAGGAATTCTTCGCTTTCGCAAAAGCCACTTTTGCCTGATCCATCCTGCGAGCGACTGACACGAGGGGGGAGGCTTCCGACGGAAGCCTCCCCCCTCGTGTCAATGGCCTTTGTGTTTTTCCCGTTTCTGCCTCTGCCGGAGCGCAAACCGCCGCGCGGCGAAAAGCTCCCGCCTCTCGCGCTGCGCTTCTTTTCGCTGCGCCGCGTCCGACTCGCGCTGTGCCGACAGGGCGCGCTGCGCCTTCGTCCCGGGCTCCTGCGCGCAGAGCTTTCGCGCCTGCCGCTGCCGCCGCTTCGGGTTGCCCGCGAGCATCGGCGCGCCCTTTACGGCGATCGTCCGGGAAAGCCGGACGCCCGGCATGCCGGCAATCACCCAGGCGTAAACCTCCGCGTCGCTCGGCTCCGCGCCGAAGACGAACCTCGCGGCACAAAGACGCGTGCCCTCGCCGCATTCAACCAGACCGACCCAGAACGGGTCTTCAAAAAAGACCGTCAGTGCAATGTACACATTGCACGCCTCCTGTTCCCCGGCCAATTTTTAAAAAGCGGACGACCCCAGGAGGGAAGGCTACTGATCATGCGCTGCATGACGTCCGGACTACCAACCGAACCGTGTTTTTCTTTTTCGGCCGGTGGCTATAGTGTACCGCGTTTCAACTCAAAAGGCAATCTTCAGGCACGCCGAACGCCCTTCTTGGGCCGACGCAGGCCTGGATGTGCCTGCGCGCTCCAGGCACGGGGGTGCAGCAAAATCAGCATAGGGAAGATTTCGAGGCGCCCCGCCAGCATGCAGAAGGAGAGGAACACCTTGGACACCGAGCTGAATACGCTGTAATTGCCCGTCACGCCCACTTCGGAGCCAAAGCACGGACCCACGTTGGACAGCATGGAAAGCACTGCCGTAAAGTTCGTCGTCATGCTGAACCCGTCCACCGAAATAAATACCGTGCCGAGTACGAGCAGCAGGATAAACGCGAAAAAGAACAGGCCGATCTGCCCCAACGTGCTCTCCTCGATTGCCTTTCCATCCAGCTTTACGATGGACACGCGGCGCGGCATGAACGTATGCTCCACCTCGCGCCGCACATTTTTGACGAGCAGCAGTAT harbors:
- a CDS encoding oligosaccharide flippase family protein, with product MAKKHALIRQTALLSVTNVAVRAMGFVMRIWTSRVLGAQAVGIMELASSAHMLCITPVTSGLPVATSRMVAKEGGEAPRVLKSGLRLALLISLPVFALMAALSPFIANLLGDVRTFPSLLAFLPCIPVLGLSATLNGYFYGRENAMPPAMSELLEQVLRFLVTFGLLFSLPQLALAYRAAIPAVATLVGESCGLIMMAIYARKALGAARRTPRSPMLEKTLFRLALPMTCMRLVSSSMRTVNAMLVPARLQLSGLAASEAVARFGMLQGMAMPVLMMPSVVTSALAMVVSPAVAKRQQSGSALGALVRKTLLGALAVCLLCAAAVYLAAGFIAASIYRQAELLPLLRFMCPMVVLMGLHQVVNAMLAGLGVQKKALYASLSGSTFSLLLTFVLTARPQLRLYGYAFASMAGHALTLLLNLSLLGGAVRREIA
- the bilQ gene encoding bilirubin utilization transcriptional regulator BilQ, which produces MQQTFSYYITVLKKDFDRFCEERLAQIGLTRGLLFFFIYIGKHPGCSPSELCAVLHADSGHTARSVDKLVQSGFVSRTRSETDGRAFSLSLTARGEEAFDSVRRLFAEWDEIVLKDTPDEERKDALRFLSALVEVKEGTHCVR
- the bilR gene encoding bilirubin reductase; translated protein: MYDKLFSPFRIGGLSLKNRIVFAPTTLGLPEEQLIAFIARVARGGTGLIVLGDVSARSAPLSLYSRRGFDRYRRLCDAAHAGGAKVCAQLHLTDSSFRPLLKYLPQMLTRKIGPQDMRVLLNGTVRDTVTRMPPKDVERNIRSFGEAAALAQRAGFDMVQVHGDRMCGSFSSSLYNQREDGYGGSPENRARFCVEAVRAVRASVPDMPIDYKLAIRQESPHYGNAGVLIDELPVFVPMLTEAGVSSFHVALANHGALSDPIPPADHPYFQGEGCFLGYCDAVRRCTRLPICGVGGLSSPDFIEAQLAVGRIDLIAMSRQLICDPEWPVKVAEGLPYRRCIRCNKGCLEGLQRHQGAHCIFERE
- the bilS gene encoding flavodoxin family protein BilS, which encodes MRYAIVYSSKTGNTALLAHRIQSVLGANDCVYSGPPDGRPPEAELFFVGFWTDKGDCDAAIDHFLSLLASKRVFLFGTAGFGGSPDYFEQILARVQAHLPKDAVLAGSFMCQGKMPPSVRERYEALLAAHPEDKRFQMLLENYDAARIHPNDVDLLRLDAALRGASLHEKG
- a CDS encoding 4Fe-4S binding protein — protein: MIRKIIRIDAEKCDGCGRCAKACHEGAIGMVDGKAKLLREDYCDGLGDCLPACPTNAISFEKREAPAYDEKAVRESRQKVRQPGGCPGMRAKTLRHADLSCMQQPSEPPSELMQWPVQIKLAPASAPWLKDADLLIAADCTAYAYSGFHEKFMKGRVTLIGCPKLDECDYADKLAAILEQGGVRSVTVVRMEVPCCSGIVNALKEALRISGKSVPWQAVTLSTDGKIL
- a CDS encoding cyclic nucleotide-binding domain-containing protein — encoded protein: MEKQPLFRGIAEPELSRLLRCLIKARKTYEKGAYIFRAGEACKLVGIVESGGVHVVQESFWGDRSILTRVGPGGVFGEAFPCAGIAVLPVSAVAAESCRVLLLDAEKLLAPCDPACSGHIQLMENLLSILARKNVMLTQKMTHITRRTTREKLLSYLSEQALRSGSAEFDIPFTRQELADYLAVDRSAMSGVLCGLRDEGILRFRKSHFCLIHPASD
- a CDS encoding DUF2992 family protein, with amino-acid sequence MYIALTVFFEDPFWVGLVECGEGTRLCAARFVFGAEPSDAEVYAWVIAGMPGVRLSRTIAVKGAPMLAGNPKRRQRQARKLCAQEPGTKAQRALSAQRESDAAQRKEAQRERRELFAARRFALRQRQKREKHKGH